From Gaiellales bacterium, one genomic window encodes:
- the glp gene encoding gephyrin-like molybdotransferase Glp — translation MLSVPEALEQIRRASPEPRRVTEPLGWELSGRVLLSDVRAAVSLPPFATSAMDGYAVRAADLGGAPVPVAFRIAAGDAPRTLASGTAAGIATGGPVPEGADAVVPIEDAREEGGLIAERPRAGAAIRPAGGDVSAGEVVASRGTVLRPAGLAAIAAAGVAEVEVARRPRIAVIATGSELVRPGQPLAPGQIYESNTVAVAAQAVRAGGEVTATATVSDDLDATRRAFAEALAACDVVVSSGGVSVGPHDYVKPALAELGVREVFWQVRHKPGKPLWFGAAEDGTLVFGLPGNPVSSVVCFELFVRAALEAMTGATPRPRPVARLAEPVRRLATRDHAVRCGLGTDGSGPVLHPQRAQDSHLIAHAATADAIALIPAGDGSLDAGEPVEYLPL, via the coding sequence GTGCTCTCGGTCCCCGAAGCGCTCGAGCAGATCCGGCGCGCCAGCCCGGAGCCCCGCCGCGTCACCGAGCCGCTCGGCTGGGAGCTGTCCGGACGCGTGCTGCTCTCCGACGTGCGGGCGGCGGTGAGCCTGCCCCCGTTCGCCACGTCCGCGATGGACGGCTATGCCGTGCGGGCGGCCGACCTCGGCGGGGCTCCCGTCCCGGTCGCGTTCCGCATCGCCGCGGGCGATGCCCCCCGGACGCTCGCCTCGGGCACGGCCGCGGGTATCGCGACCGGCGGGCCGGTGCCCGAGGGCGCGGACGCAGTGGTGCCGATCGAGGACGCGCGCGAGGAGGGCGGGCTGATCGCCGAGCGGCCGCGTGCGGGTGCCGCGATCCGCCCGGCCGGCGGCGACGTGTCGGCGGGTGAGGTGGTCGCGTCACGCGGCACGGTGCTGCGTCCGGCGGGCCTCGCCGCGATCGCGGCCGCGGGCGTGGCCGAGGTGGAGGTGGCGCGCCGGCCCCGCATCGCCGTCATCGCAACGGGCAGCGAGCTGGTGCGGCCGGGACAGCCGCTCGCCCCGGGCCAGATCTACGAGTCCAACACCGTCGCGGTCGCCGCGCAGGCCGTGCGCGCCGGCGGCGAGGTGACGGCGACGGCGACCGTGTCCGACGACCTGGACGCGACGCGGCGTGCCTTCGCCGAAGCTCTCGCTGCGTGCGACGTCGTCGTGTCCTCGGGCGGCGTGTCGGTCGGGCCGCACGACTATGTGAAGCCCGCCCTGGCGGAGCTCGGTGTGCGGGAGGTGTTCTGGCAGGTGCGGCACAAGCCGGGCAAGCCGCTCTGGTTCGGCGCCGCCGAGGACGGCACGCTGGTGTTCGGCCTGCCCGGCAACCCGGTCTCGAGCGTGGTCTGCTTCGAGCTGTTCGTGCGCGCGGCGCTGGAGGCGATGACCGGCGCCACACCTCGGCCGCGCCCGGTGGCCCGCCTCGCGGAGCCGGTCCGCCGCCTGGCGACCCGCGACCACGCCGTGCGCTGCGGCCTCGGCACGGACGGCTCCGGGCCCGTGCTGCACCCCCAGCGCGCCCAGGACTCGCACCTGATCGCCCACGCTGCGACGGCCGACGCGATCGCCCTGATCCCGGCCGGTGACGGCAGCCTGGACGCCGGCGAGCCGGTCGAGTACCTGCCGCTCTAG
- a CDS encoding trypsin-like peptidase domain-containing protein: protein MQRPAAIAAVAGFVAGIAAALVTLAVASSSGAFDGTQTVISAGAATVQPVHATATGTGFDAGAIYRARVEGVVTITSVFGSSEAGGSGFIVSKDGLIMTNAHVVTNSADDNVDPKDVKGADQIYVRFANGNQVPASMVGYDLFSDVAVIRVHDTTDPIAPVPLGDSAAARVGQPVAAIGSPFLEAGSLSVGVVSAINRSLSSGTGFAIPGAIQTDAAINHGNSGGPLFDAAGQVIGINAQIQTTSGGGEGVGFAVPIDLAKRSLEQLVATGKVAYGWIGVRLSTITPALADRFNLGTRRGALVVEVSPNGPADRAGLQAGGSPQQFQGATIRAGGDVIVSEDGHPVASSDEFIRLVAEADPGQVLHLRVIRGGSTRTVDVTLGVRPL from the coding sequence GTGCAGCGCCCAGCCGCAATTGCAGCCGTGGCGGGATTCGTCGCGGGCATCGCGGCGGCTCTCGTCACGCTCGCCGTCGCCTCGTCCAGCGGGGCGTTCGACGGCACCCAAACCGTCATCTCGGCCGGCGCGGCGACCGTCCAGCCGGTGCACGCCACCGCGACCGGCACGGGGTTCGACGCCGGTGCGATCTACCGGGCGCGCGTCGAGGGGGTCGTCACCATCACCTCGGTGTTCGGCTCGAGCGAGGCCGGCGGCAGCGGCTTCATCGTCAGCAAGGACGGGCTGATCATGACGAACGCCCACGTCGTCACGAACTCGGCGGACGACAACGTCGATCCCAAGGACGTGAAGGGCGCAGACCAGATCTACGTCCGCTTTGCGAACGGCAACCAGGTGCCGGCCAGCATGGTCGGGTACGACCTCTTCTCGGACGTCGCGGTGATCCGCGTGCACGACACGACCGACCCGATCGCGCCCGTGCCGCTCGGCGACTCGGCCGCCGCGCGGGTGGGCCAGCCGGTGGCCGCGATCGGCAGCCCGTTCCTCGAGGCCGGCTCGCTGTCGGTCGGCGTGGTGTCGGCGATCAACCGCTCGCTCTCGAGCGGCACGGGGTTCGCGATCCCGGGTGCCATCCAGACCGATGCGGCGATCAACCACGGCAACTCCGGCGGGCCGCTGTTCGACGCCGCCGGGCAGGTGATCGGCATCAACGCACAGATCCAGACCACCAGCGGCGGCGGCGAGGGCGTCGGCTTCGCCGTGCCGATCGACCTCGCGAAGCGCTCGCTCGAGCAGCTGGTCGCGACCGGCAAGGTGGCGTACGGGTGGATCGGCGTGCGGCTGAGCACGATCACACCCGCGCTCGCGGACCGCTTCAACCTGGGGACGCGACGCGGTGCGCTCGTCGTCGAGGTGAGCCCGAACGGTCCCGCCGACCGCGCCGGCCTGCAGGCCGGCGGCTCGCCGCAGCAGTTCCAGGGGGCCACCATACGCGCCGGCGGCGACGTGATCGTGAGCGAGGACGGGCACCCCGTCGCCTCGTCCGACGAGTTCATCCGCCTGGTGGCGGAGGCCGACCCGGGGCAGGTGCTGCACCTGCGCGTCATCCGCGGGGGCAGCACCCGCACCGTCGATGTGACGCTCGGCGTCCGGCCCCTGTAG
- a CDS encoding ABC transporter substrate-binding protein — MPTRLTLLAALALLCASCGFKSEPTGLLAAYPQTVRDAIGHEVRIDAAPHKIVSLDPGMTAAMYAIGADRLLVGRSGLETYPKKALHLPVMVKDGKPDARAIATAGPDVVLVPSSMAPTVGDVDALQRKVAAVVYVVGGRSVAQVENDITELGLITNHPSASRTIAAGMQNAVRRIHAAVAGEPPVRAFVDLGFAYTIERGSMASDLLRLAGGANVAAELDPAQRVTGAQLATLAPEVYISVGDTGATLKQLAHRTATAHIPAVTGKRVVSLPGGVLREDGPRVTAALARIARILHPDARIQG, encoded by the coding sequence ATGCCGACCCGCCTGACCCTGCTCGCCGCGCTCGCGCTCCTGTGCGCATCGTGCGGGTTCAAGTCGGAACCGACGGGCCTTCTGGCCGCCTACCCGCAGACGGTGCGCGACGCGATCGGCCACGAGGTGCGCATCGACGCGGCGCCCCACAAGATCGTCTCCCTCGACCCAGGCATGACCGCGGCGATGTACGCCATCGGTGCAGACCGCCTGCTCGTCGGGCGCAGCGGCCTGGAGACCTACCCGAAGAAGGCGCTTCACCTTCCCGTGATGGTGAAGGACGGCAAGCCGGACGCTCGCGCGATCGCGACGGCAGGCCCGGACGTCGTGCTCGTGCCGTCCTCGATGGCACCCACCGTGGGGGATGTGGACGCGCTGCAGCGCAAGGTGGCGGCCGTGGTGTACGTGGTGGGCGGCAGGTCAGTGGCCCAGGTCGAGAACGACATCACCGAGCTCGGGCTGATCACGAACCACCCGTCCGCCAGCCGGACGATTGCGGCCGGGATGCAGAACGCGGTGCGGCGGATCCACGCTGCCGTGGCAGGCGAGCCGCCGGTACGGGCGTTCGTCGACCTCGGCTTCGCCTACACCATCGAGCGGGGCAGCATGGCGTCCGATCTCCTGCGGCTCGCGGGCGGCGCGAACGTCGCGGCGGAGCTCGACCCGGCGCAGCGGGTGACCGGCGCTCAGCTGGCCACGCTCGCGCCCGAGGTCTACATATCGGTCGGCGACACGGGCGCCACGCTGAAGCAGCTCGCCCACCGCACGGCCACGGCACATATCCCCGCGGTGACCGGCAAGCGGGTGGTCAGCCTGCCCGGCGGGGTGCTCAGGGAGGATGGCCCACGGGTCACGGCCGCGCTCGCCCGCATCGCGCGGATCCTGCACCCGGACGCCCGCATCCAGGGATGA
- a CDS encoding class E sortase has protein sequence MATRTMAEGTAAGRGARRLRRLSNLLIAAGVAVILYAGLILAWGDPVTWLWAHWQQRALTSQFHNEQKLFELRTPPPDDSGALAGIRGDAVAFKHSLKEGHAFGRLTIGRIGLSKVVVVQGTTAGIDADLSKGPGHYLNTSFPGMGSTVAIAGHRTTFGAWFRHIDDIRDGDAINLEMPYATFHYRVQKHRVVANTDWGIIAPQGYDRLVLSACHPLYSASQRWVVFARAVSVTLPGPNGRTVPIPG, from the coding sequence ATGGCCACGCGCACGATGGCGGAGGGCACGGCCGCCGGCCGCGGTGCCCGGCGGCTTCGCCGCCTCTCGAACCTGCTGATCGCTGCGGGGGTCGCCGTGATCCTCTACGCCGGGCTGATCCTCGCCTGGGGCGATCCCGTCACGTGGCTCTGGGCCCACTGGCAGCAGCGTGCCCTGACGAGCCAGTTCCACAACGAGCAGAAGCTGTTCGAGCTGCGGACGCCGCCGCCCGACGACAGCGGCGCACTGGCCGGCATCCGGGGCGACGCCGTTGCGTTCAAGCACTCGCTGAAGGAGGGCCACGCCTTCGGGCGGCTGACGATCGGCCGCATCGGACTCTCCAAGGTGGTCGTCGTCCAGGGGACGACGGCGGGCATCGATGCCGACCTCAGCAAGGGGCCGGGGCACTATCTGAACACCTCGTTCCCGGGAATGGGATCGACGGTGGCGATCGCCGGTCACCGCACGACCTTCGGCGCCTGGTTCCGGCACATCGACGACATCCGCGACGGCGACGCGATCAACCTCGAGATGCCCTATGCGACCTTCCACTACCGCGTCCAGAAGCACAGGGTCGTGGCGAACACCGACTGGGGCATCATCGCGCCGCAGGGCTACGACCGGCTGGTGCTGTCGGCGTGCCACCCCCTGTATTCGGCGTCCCAGCGCTGGGTGGTGTTCGCGCGCGCCGTCTCGGTGACGCTGCCGGGACCGAACGGCCGCACCGTCCCGATCCCAGGCTAG
- a CDS encoding mechanosensitive ion channel domain-containing protein, with amino-acid sequence MLQTRYRLLRRIASAVILVLAIGAVLFNIPSTRAYAQTVFASSAVIGLAVGFAARSTLANFVAGVMIAINQPVRLGDRVQLGDVEGQVEDIGLTYTRLRTADNRRVLIPNEELANSRVTNHTLIDAVSLAQLRVTVPLTADAGRVREVLGELVALAPGRMGDRPDPGVSVSDLTETGAVFSVGVWVPDPATAAATAAWLRERSLSRLADEGVFGDVDPAVVK; translated from the coding sequence ATGCTGCAGACGCGGTACCGACTGCTCCGCAGGATCGCGTCCGCAGTGATTCTCGTGCTGGCGATCGGCGCCGTGCTGTTCAACATCCCGTCGACGCGCGCGTACGCGCAGACGGTGTTCGCCTCGTCGGCCGTGATCGGGCTGGCCGTCGGGTTCGCGGCGCGCTCGACCCTGGCCAACTTCGTGGCGGGCGTGATGATCGCGATCAACCAGCCCGTGCGGCTCGGCGACCGTGTGCAGCTGGGCGACGTGGAGGGCCAGGTCGAGGACATCGGCCTCACATACACGCGGCTGCGAACCGCGGACAATAGGCGTGTGCTGATCCCCAACGAGGAGCTCGCGAACTCGCGCGTGACCAACCACACGCTGATCGACGCGGTCAGCCTGGCCCAGCTGCGCGTCACCGTGCCGCTGACCGCTGACGCGGGCCGCGTCCGGGAGGTGCTGGGGGAGCTGGTCGCCCTCGCGCCCGGCCGCATGGGCGACCGCCCGGATCCGGGGGTGTCGGTGTCCGACCTGACCGAGACCGGCGCCGTCTTCTCGGTCGGCGTCTGGGTTCCCGACCCCGCGACGGCCGCGGCCACCGCCGCGTGGCTGCGCGAGCGCTCGCTCTCCCGGCTGGCGGACGAGGGCGTGTTCGGCGACGTCGACCCGGCGGTCGTCAAGTGA
- a CDS encoding response regulator transcription factor, translating into MATQATILLVDDEESIQKLLTFPLEREGYRVVSARDGEEALQRFSETPVDLVVLDVMLPKMDGLEVCRRLRTTSAVPIIMLTARDDEVDKVLGLELGADDYITKPFSIREFRSRIRAMLRRATLLSERRPFGEDSISVDGLMIEPAKRTVQVDGEAVQLTYVEFEVLRTLATHPGRVYSRQALLESVWGGSAYREPRTIDVHIRHLREKLERDPADPSYILTVRGAGYRFRDAPASAP; encoded by the coding sequence ATGGCGACCCAGGCCACGATTCTGCTCGTCGACGACGAGGAATCGATCCAGAAGCTGCTCACGTTCCCCCTCGAGCGGGAGGGCTACCGCGTGGTGTCGGCGCGGGACGGGGAGGAGGCGCTCCAGCGGTTCTCCGAAACGCCCGTCGATCTGGTGGTGCTCGACGTCATGCTCCCCAAGATGGACGGCCTCGAGGTCTGCCGCCGGCTCCGGACGACCTCGGCGGTTCCCATCATCATGCTGACCGCGCGGGACGACGAGGTGGACAAGGTGCTCGGGCTCGAGCTGGGCGCCGACGACTACATCACCAAGCCGTTCTCGATCCGCGAGTTCCGAAGCAGGATCCGGGCGATGCTCCGCCGCGCGACGCTGCTCTCCGAGCGCAGGCCGTTCGGCGAGGACTCGATCTCGGTCGACGGTCTGATGATCGAGCCGGCCAAGCGCACGGTGCAGGTCGACGGCGAAGCGGTCCAGCTGACGTACGTCGAGTTCGAGGTGCTGCGGACGCTCGCGACGCACCCCGGGCGCGTGTACAGCCGGCAGGCCCTGCTCGAGTCGGTCTGGGGCGGGTCGGCCTACCGCGAGCCGCGCACCATCGACGTGCACATCCGCCACCTCCGCGAGAAGCTGGAGCGCGACCCGGCGGACCCGTCGTACATCCTCACCGTGCGCGGCGCGGGATACCGCTTTCGCGACGCGCCGGCGTCGGCGCCGTGA
- a CDS encoding ATP-binding protein, with protein sequence MRSLRLRLILVLAAVVATAMGVVFLYVVPSLRQNLISDRMARLQHTARSEQARDRILNRQISSDQFASPSTRRTVNRIQRLANATVAVFQLDGATVISTPLSEGAIVDIDDPVVRQAVANGFASRRSNGRLMVAFTVRRSGLVVLTQPVRDVDDTADLVERRILIATGLALLVASLVGWASAYAVTLRLSRLEQGAQRIALGEFGIPIGDPSPDELGQLARAFDLMQVRLDRADRVRKEFVANASHELRTPLFTLSGFMELLDDEDLDDETQAAFLRQMREQVTRLTKLATDLLDLSRLDAGAFDVEHEPIDMASAARGLVREFRGLAAGHGSRISLVRPPSDLPNAVGDEQRVQQIGRALLDNAIRHNPDGTEVRVAVTAEDGVVRLEVADEGRGIDPESARHLFERFYRGEGTTASGSGLGLAIARELAERMDGHLELVSSDAETRFALTLPAEPEAEQG encoded by the coding sequence GTGAGATCGCTCCGCCTGCGCCTGATCCTGGTGCTGGCGGCCGTCGTCGCGACCGCCATGGGCGTGGTGTTCCTGTACGTGGTGCCCTCGCTCCGCCAGAACCTGATCTCCGACCGCATGGCGCGACTGCAGCACACGGCTCGCAGCGAGCAGGCCAGGGACCGGATCCTGAACCGCCAGATCAGCAGCGACCAGTTCGCCTCTCCGTCCACGCGCAGGACCGTCAACAGGATCCAGCGGCTGGCGAATGCGACCGTCGCGGTGTTCCAGCTGGACGGCGCGACCGTGATCTCCACACCGCTCAGCGAGGGAGCGATCGTCGACATCGACGACCCCGTCGTCAGGCAGGCGGTGGCCAACGGGTTCGCGAGCCGCCGGAGCAACGGCCGGCTGATGGTCGCGTTCACCGTGCGCCGGTCCGGCCTCGTCGTCCTCACGCAGCCCGTGCGCGACGTGGACGACACGGCCGACCTGGTCGAGCGCCGGATCCTGATCGCCACGGGCCTGGCGCTGCTCGTCGCCTCCCTCGTCGGATGGGCGTCGGCCTACGCCGTCACGCTGCGGCTGTCCAGGCTGGAGCAGGGAGCGCAGCGGATCGCCCTCGGCGAGTTCGGCATCCCGATCGGCGACCCCAGCCCGGACGAGCTCGGGCAGCTGGCACGCGCGTTCGACCTGATGCAGGTCCGTCTCGACCGGGCCGACCGCGTCCGCAAGGAGTTCGTCGCCAACGCCTCGCACGAGCTGCGCACGCCCCTCTTCACGCTCAGCGGCTTCATGGAGCTGCTCGACGACGAGGACCTGGACGACGAGACGCAGGCCGCCTTCCTGCGCCAGATGCGCGAGCAGGTGACGCGCCTGACCAAGCTGGCGACCGACCTGCTGGATCTCTCGCGGCTCGATGCCGGCGCCTTCGACGTCGAGCACGAGCCGATCGACATGGCGTCGGCGGCCCGCGGCCTGGTGCGGGAGTTCCGCGGCCTGGCGGCTGGGCACGGCAGCCGCATCTCGCTCGTCCGGCCGCCGTCCGACCTGCCCAATGCGGTCGGTGACGAGCAGCGCGTCCAGCAGATCGGCCGCGCGCTTCTGGACAACGCGATCCGCCACAACCCCGACGGCACGGAGGTGCGCGTCGCGGTCACGGCGGAGGACGGGGTGGTGCGCCTCGAGGTCGCGGACGAGGGTCGCGGCATCGACCCCGAAAGCGCGCGGCACCTGTTCGAGCGTTTCTACCGTGGAGAGGGCACGACCGCGTCGGGCAGCGGCCTCGGGCTCGCGATCGCGCGCGAGCTGGCGGAGCGCATGGACGGCCACCTCGAGCTGGTCAGCTCCGACGCCGAGACGCGGTTCGCGCTCACCCTCCCAGCCGAACCGGAGGCCGAGCAGGGCTAA
- a CDS encoding M28 family peptidase: protein MPRRAATSRRPLVSWPLYRLLAVVALVPVLVAALTVREPSLPPPPAQPLAPFDGGAAATTAAAMLTLPKQRNGREPGRGGDLAAAGWIAEQLGAAGCRVSTQTFAADLPGRPNVPMTNVIGYLPGRRSDLVAVVAHHDGIGTGVDDNAAAVGVMVELARELQPLARERGLLFLSTDGGTTGGQGAAYFAGHSPFASRVSAAVVLDSLAAPSGTPLRIVIRPDTVRGTSPTLFRTTRAVVARVTGRPPIVPGLLDQLSGLAVPYALGEQGPLLARGVPALTLTAGPPPDPGAAITSLDSGQLGSAGTAMLNLVAQLDSASTIEPAGRPDVFLGTRTMQGWLAETALVALFAPALVTVLDMTARCRRRRIPLAPAASALTWRAAGWGTFLVALWLLPVLPGGLASGLDVAPRPADIGIGWSGIALAAAAGLLVWRFAGRPRLLPVTPVSGADRTGGLVAGMLGLAFAATLLVAVNPFALILVLPAAHVWLLLPAAARLGRRFMLAVYAFGFTGPALLIVEYATRFHLGASTPRALLAMTASGYLSPVVATCLVLAAASAAQVGAVIAGRYAPAHEPKHGYN from the coding sequence GTGCCGCGCCGCGCCGCCACATCACGCCGGCCGCTGGTCTCGTGGCCGCTCTACCGCCTGCTCGCCGTGGTCGCCCTGGTGCCCGTGCTGGTCGCCGCGCTCACCGTGCGAGAGCCCTCGCTGCCGCCGCCGCCGGCGCAGCCGCTGGCCCCGTTCGACGGCGGAGCAGCGGCCACCACCGCGGCGGCGATGCTCACGCTGCCGAAGCAGCGCAACGGGCGCGAGCCCGGCCGAGGCGGCGACCTGGCCGCCGCCGGCTGGATCGCGGAGCAGCTCGGCGCGGCGGGCTGCCGGGTGTCCACGCAGACGTTCGCCGCCGATCTGCCAGGACGCCCGAACGTTCCGATGACGAACGTGATCGGCTACCTGCCGGGCCGGCGCTCGGATCTCGTCGCCGTGGTCGCGCACCACGACGGCATCGGAACGGGTGTGGACGACAACGCAGCAGCGGTCGGCGTGATGGTGGAGCTGGCGCGCGAGCTCCAGCCCCTGGCGCGCGAGCGCGGACTGCTGTTCCTGTCGACCGACGGCGGGACGACGGGCGGACAGGGCGCCGCCTACTTCGCCGGGCACTCGCCGTTCGCCTCGCGCGTCTCGGCCGCCGTCGTGCTCGACTCTCTGGCCGCGCCCTCCGGCACCCCGCTTCGCATCGTGATCCGCCCGGACACGGTGCGCGGCACGTCCCCCACGCTCTTTCGCACCACCCGCGCCGTGGTCGCGCGCGTGACCGGCCGGCCGCCGATCGTGCCGGGGCTGCTGGATCAGCTGTCCGGTCTCGCCGTGCCCTACGCGCTCGGCGAACAGGGGCCGCTGCTGGCGCGCGGCGTGCCCGCCCTCACGCTCACGGCCGGCCCCCCGCCGGATCCGGGCGCCGCCATCACGAGCCTCGATTCCGGGCAGCTCGGCAGCGCGGGCACGGCAATGCTGAACCTGGTCGCCCAGCTGGACTCGGCGTCCACGATCGAGCCGGCCGGGCGGCCGGACGTCTTTCTCGGCACCCGGACGATGCAGGGCTGGCTCGCCGAGACGGCGCTGGTCGCGCTGTTCGCACCGGCACTGGTGACCGTGCTGGACATGACGGCGCGGTGCCGCCGGCGGCGGATACCGCTTGCTCCGGCAGCGTCCGCCCTGACATGGCGCGCGGCCGGCTGGGGAACGTTCCTGGTGGCGCTCTGGCTGCTGCCGGTGCTCCCCGGCGGCCTCGCTTCGGGACTGGACGTCGCGCCGCGGCCGGCCGACATCGGCATCGGCTGGAGCGGGATCGCGCTCGCCGCCGCGGCCGGCCTGCTCGTGTGGCGGTTCGCCGGACGTCCGCGCCTGCTGCCGGTCACACCCGTGTCGGGGGCCGATCGCACGGGCGGCCTGGTCGCCGGCATGCTCGGCCTCGCCTTCGCCGCCACGCTGCTGGTCGCCGTGAACCCGTTCGCCCTCATCCTCGTCCTTCCGGCAGCGCACGTGTGGCTGCTGCTGCCGGCGGCCGCGCGGCTGGGCCGGCGCTTCATGCTGGCCGTCTACGCGTTCGGGTTCACCGGCCCGGCGCTGCTGATCGTCGAGTACGCCACCCGGTTCCACCTCGGCGCATCGACCCCGCGCGCGCTGCTCGCGATGACGGCGAGCGGCTACCTGTCGCCCGTCGTGGCCACCTGCCTGGTGCTCGCGGCTGCCTCGGCGGCGCAGGTGGGGGCGGTGATCGCGGGCCGCTACGCACCTGCACATGAGCCAAAACACGGGTATAACTGA
- a CDS encoding transglycosylase domain-containing protein yields MTQRDRRGSYDDVLAHVAAKRRKRRNVERRRSRRSMLVTLAVSLAVAVVLVLASGAVAGAIFVHDTLAGVSIDTLKPDPPGINSQIFDRNGNLLETISSTENRTPVPSDRISPWLKAATVDIEDKRFYDHGGLDYQGIVRAVLDNVQAGSIQQGASTLEQQLVRNLYLSDEQSFTRKIREAYLAMQMADSWSKDRILTEYLNVVPYGAVTYGCEAAALRYFDVHCKQLNLRQAAVLAGLPQNPITYNPLSNRAAAKARRNEVLAAMLAQGDITREQYDRAASSPLGTHPGRYLDETGGDNGYFVAWVRQTMEDKLGHQTVRKGGLAIRTTLDPHLQQAAHTTLKTMMNWSGAPAAALVSIDPRNGQVLAMDASVPFSKKSQFNIPAEAYRQVGSTFKMFTLVTSIADGYDPQTTSELSAHLSYLFPNTALGPSNPWVVDTASDSEELNAPRTIADATAASDNTVFARLAIDLGAQSIVATAHKMGIPQSVELAPYPSITLGVSPVSPLWMAAAYSTLAGNGIRHTPQFVTSVGSIASGRTLDTYPNPGRRVLSDGVAYEANKVLEGPICCGTAAATAQFPDGRVESGKTGTTNDYKDAWFCGYTPNLTTCVWMGYPKGEITLTNLNGHTPFGGDIPATIWRTYMEKAFALQPKKFPPVSSWPLPRHPVAWVPFHSQFPSYVPCTTHCGGGSGGGGTSNGSGGGNGGGSGGNGGGNGGGSGGPPPTT; encoded by the coding sequence GTGACCCAGCGCGACCGGCGTGGCTCGTACGACGACGTGCTCGCTCATGTCGCCGCCAAGCGGCGCAAGCGCCGGAACGTCGAGCGCCGGCGCAGCCGCCGGTCGATGCTCGTGACGCTCGCCGTGTCGCTGGCCGTGGCGGTCGTCCTCGTGCTCGCGTCCGGCGCCGTGGCGGGGGCGATCTTCGTCCACGACACGCTCGCCGGGGTGTCGATCGACACCCTGAAGCCCGACCCGCCCGGCATCAACTCGCAGATCTTCGACCGCAACGGCAACCTGCTCGAAACGATCTCGTCCACCGAGAACCGCACGCCCGTGCCCAGCGACAGGATCTCACCCTGGCTGAAGGCGGCGACGGTGGACATCGAGGACAAGCGCTTCTACGACCACGGCGGCCTGGACTACCAGGGCATCGTGCGCGCGGTGCTCGACAACGTCCAGGCGGGGTCGATCCAGCAGGGGGCGTCCACCCTGGAGCAGCAGCTCGTCCGCAACCTCTACCTCTCGGACGAGCAGTCGTTCACGCGCAAGATCCGTGAGGCCTACCTGGCCATGCAGATGGCCGACTCGTGGTCGAAGGACCGCATCCTGACCGAGTACCTGAATGTGGTGCCCTACGGCGCCGTCACGTACGGCTGCGAGGCGGCCGCCCTCCGGTACTTCGACGTCCACTGCAAGCAGCTGAACCTCCGTCAGGCGGCTGTGCTGGCGGGCCTGCCGCAGAATCCGATCACCTACAACCCGCTCTCGAACAGGGCGGCGGCGAAGGCGCGGCGGAATGAGGTGCTGGCGGCCATGCTCGCCCAGGGCGACATCACGCGGGAGCAGTACGACCGGGCCGCCTCGTCGCCGCTCGGCACGCACCCGGGCAGGTACCTCGACGAGACGGGCGGGGACAACGGGTACTTCGTCGCCTGGGTGCGCCAGACCATGGAGGACAAGCTCGGGCACCAGACCGTCCGCAAGGGCGGCCTGGCGATCCGCACGACGCTCGACCCCCATCTCCAGCAGGCGGCGCACACGACCCTGAAGACGATGATGAACTGGTCGGGGGCGCCCGCCGCCGCGCTGGTCTCGATCGACCCGCGCAACGGCCAGGTGCTCGCCATGGACGCCTCCGTGCCGTTCAGCAAGAAGTCGCAGTTCAACATCCCGGCCGAGGCCTACCGGCAGGTCGGCTCGACCTTCAAGATGTTCACGCTCGTCACCTCGATCGCGGACGGCTACGACCCGCAGACGACCAGCGAGCTGTCCGCCCACCTTTCCTACCTGTTCCCGAACACGGCGCTCGGGCCGAGCAACCCGTGGGTCGTCGACACCGCATCCGACAGCGAGGAGCTGAACGCCCCCCGTACCATCGCGGACGCGACGGCCGCCTCTGACAACACCGTCTTCGCGCGGCTGGCGATCGACCTCGGCGCCCAGTCGATCGTCGCCACGGCGCACAAGATGGGCATTCCGCAGTCGGTCGAGCTCGCGCCGTACCCCTCCATCACGCTCGGCGTCAGCCCCGTGTCGCCGCTCTGGATGGCGGCGGCCTACTCCACGCTCGCCGGCAACGGCATCCGCCACACGCCGCAGTTCGTCACGAGCGTGGGCAGCATCGCGAGCGGCAGGACGCTCGACACGTACCCGAATCCGGGCCGCCGCGTGCTGTCCGACGGCGTCGCCTACGAGGCGAACAAGGTGCTCGAGGGCCCCATCTGCTGCGGCACGGCGGCGGCGACGGCGCAGTTCCCCGACGGGCGGGTCGAGTCCGGCAAGACCGGCACGACCAACGACTACAAGGACGCGTGGTTCTGCGGCTACACGCCCAACCTGACGACCTGCGTGTGGATGGGCTATCCGAAGGGCGAGATCACGCTCACGAACCTGAACGGCCACACGCCCTTCGGCGGTGACATCCCGGCGACGATCTGGCGGACGTACATGGAGAAGGCGTTCGCGCTCCAGCCGAAGAAGTTCCCGCCGGTGTCGTCGTGGCCGCTGCCGCGCCACCCGGTGGCGTGGGTGCCGTTCCACTCGCAGTTCCCGTCGTACGTGCCCTGCACCACGCACTGCGGCGGCGGATCGGGCGGGGGCGGCACGTCGAACGGTTCCGGCGGCGGCAACGGCGGCGGTTCCGGCGGCAACGGCGGCGGGAACGGCGGCGGCAGCGGCGGCCCGCCCCCGACCACCTAG